Below is a window of Candidatus Poribacteria bacterium DNA.
AAGTTGCACTGCCTGAATGTTTCGGATGGAAACCTGTTATGGAAGGTGGATACGGCGGTCCGTTATAATGTGGTTCAAAATTTCTTCGGCACCGCCTCAACACCGATTGTTGAAGGCGATTTACTCATCGCTCAAATTGGAGGTTCTCCACCGGGTACCCCGAAAGACGTTTGGGCATCAGATGGCAATCCACCCCCAAACGGCACGGGCATTGTCGCGTTCAACAAACAGACTGGGGATGCCGTTTACGAAATCAGTGACCAATTAGCGAGTTATGCCAGTCCTATCACAACAACAATTGATGGACGCCGTTGGGGATTCATGTTTGCTCGTGGCGGGCTTGTCGGCTTTGAACCGATGACCGGTGAAATAGACTTCTACTACCCATGGCGCTGTCCGAAGATTGAATCCGTTAATGCTTCATGTCCAGTCGTTGCCGACGATCTCGTCTTTATCAGTGAATCCTACGAGGTAGGCAGTTCTGTCCTCCAAGTGTATCCGGGTGGCTACAAGGTTATTTGGAAAGATCCACCGCGCCGCCGAAACCAAGCGATGCGGTTGCACTGGAACACCGCCATCCATCACGAAGGCTATCTCTACGGTAGTAGTAGTAGACACACCAGCGGTGCGGAACTCCGATGTGTAGAATTCAAGACCGGCAAAGTTGTGTGGGGACAACGCGTTGACGAACGCGCCTCGTTACTCTGGGTAAACGACTACTTTATCTACCTCGGTGAATATGGACGGTTGATGCTGCTCAAATGCACCCCTGAAAAGATGGAGATCATTTCTGAAGCAGTTCCCAGAGACGAAAACGGGAGACAATTTATAGAATATCCTGCTTGGTCGGCACCGTCATTGTCAAATGGACTGTTATACATCCGAGGCAAAGACCGATTAGTCTGCCTTGACCTACGTTCAGAGACAAAGTGATTACACCTCGACCCATTGAAACCCTTGATTACGGTTTCCACAACGTCGCCTCGATGAACCGCTCACCGTCCGGCTCCTCATCGAAATAGTAGGCGGTCACTATCGTACCGTCAGGACGTTGAATTGTGCGGGGATACCCGATATCATGATCTCCACCCTTATCGCGTAAAACGATCTCTTCACCCCAAGTCTCACCCGCATCACTGCTCAATTTAGCACATATCCGATGCGGGGCATCCCGGTACCCGTAAATGAGGCACAGGCGTCCGTCGTGAAGATGGGTTAGCGTTGGTGGGTTTCCTCCGCTTCCCGTATTCTCTACAGGTCGGTTCA
It encodes the following:
- a CDS encoding PQQ-binding-like beta-propeller repeat protein, whose product is MADWSDFLGPERNGKSQEKIEIAPWRNTGPPVVWHKKIGTSYGAPTISDGRLFIFARHGDMARLTCMESNTGIEIWRFEYPTDYEDMYGYNNGPRSCPVIDGERVYIFGVQGKLHCLNVSDGNLLWKVDTAVRYNVVQNFFGTASTPIVEGDLLIAQIGGSPPGTPKDVWASDGNPPPNGTGIVAFNKQTGDAVYEISDQLASYASPITTTIDGRRWGFMFARGGLVGFEPMTGEIDFYYPWRCPKIESVNASCPVVADDLVFISESYEVGSSVLQVYPGGYKVIWKDPPRRRNQAMRLHWNTAIHHEGYLYGSSSRHTSGAELRCVEFKTGKVVWGQRVDERASLLWVNDYFIYLGEYGRLMLLKCTPEKMEIISEAVPRDENGRQFIEYPAWSAPSLSNGLLYIRGKDRLVCLDLRSETK